A window from Cryptomeria japonica chromosome 1, Sugi_1.0, whole genome shotgun sequence encodes these proteins:
- the LOC131062518 gene encoding leucine-rich repeat receptor-like serine/threonine/tyrosine-protein kinase SOBIR1 has product MALKCSLLPLSVIFFHVFLVSSLHAFKIVHEDGSFRGLDHDVQVLLELKRTLAVDSSLWDTSESPCEWFGVDCDEIITNDGVGMETRVVGLELDSRQLKGSLSPAIGSLSELKKLSFANNLLVGKIPKEIASCLKLEVVDLSGNKLSGPISSEFCNLRSLKVLRLSENTLSGEISFLSLRTRNSPNGLSEGPFPFLEYLNLANNHLTGMIPYDIARISTLESIFLSGNMLVGPIPHSLGYLPSLEVLDLHNNFLHGKIPKTLANNSSKLRSLDVSGNFLVGRISPSFGKLGTLRYLNVSNNNLEGPIPWGAWFKYGADPSAFSGNIRLCGRPLKACPKTAASDLSSSTSSSSSSSQLSEQDQREKQQSESILSSLLKRLLPETSLSPKTRFVLENPTALASASSAPAPAPARHNNPGNRTMAPTPTVVKPKKKKKQSAKKWALGMALGLVTGAISAIMCSFLYRMLLYYIRGRPKHQGATIYSSLIKKAEDLAFLETEEGLRSAELIGKGGSGEVYRTHLQDGREIAIKKIAQPSPNPTDVSDEDTKLLDRRRRQIRAELETLGHIRHRNLVTLLAYIARPDCHLLIYEYMKNGSLHQALSKVAEGTLELTWPVRHKIAMGIAAGLQYLHFHSTPKIIHRDLKPGNILLDEDFEAHVADFGLAKALPEAATHATSSNVAGTVGYIAPEYHQTLKFTDKCDVYSFGVVLAVLVTGKNPYDDFFQTIPQASIPKWLRNVVASESASGAIDPQIRGQGYDDEIFLVMKVACFCTDDDPNKRPNSREVLTMLSQISA; this is encoded by the coding sequence ATGGCCTTGAAGTGCAGTTTGCTTCCACTTTCTGTAATTTTCTTCCATGTTTTTCTAGTGAGTTCTCTTCATGCTTTTAAGATTGTGCATGAAGATGGGTCTTTTAGAGGCCTTGATCATGATGTTCAAGTTCTTCTTGAATTGAAGAGAACACTGGCTGTGGACTCGTCACTCTGGGACACATCAGAGTCTCCATGTGAATGGTTTGGTGTGGACTGTGATGAGATCATTACAAATGATGGTGTGGGGATGGAGACAAGGGTGGTGGGTCTGGAATTGGATTCGAGACAGTTGAAAGGAAGCTTATCTCCTGCAATTGGAAGCCTGTCTGAGCTGAAAAAGCTTTCTTTTGCTAACAATTTGCTGGTTGGAAAGATCCCAAAAGAGATTGCTTCTTGTCTGAAGTTGGAAGTTGTGGACCTGAGTGGAAACAAGCTTTCTGGACCAATTTCTTCTGAATTCTGCAATCTCAGGAGCCTCAAGGTATTGCGTCTATCTGAAAACACTCTCTCTGGCGAGATTTCATTCCTTAGTTTGAGAACTAGAAATAGTCCTAATGGCTTATCAGAAGGCCCTTTTCCATTTCTTGAGTATCTCAATTTGGCCAACAATCATCTCACAGGTATGATTCCTTATGATATAGCCAGGATTTCGACCTTAGAATCTATTTTTCTCAGTGGTAACATGCTTGTAGGACCCATTCCTCATAGTTTGGGTTATTTACCTTCTTTAGAGGTCCTAGACCTCCACAACAATTTTCTCCATGGAAAGATCCCGAAAACATTAGCCAACAATTCCAGCAAATTGCGTTCTTTAGATGTATCAGGAAATTTCCTAGTGGGGAGAATTTCTCCCTCCTTTGGAAAGCTAGGAACTCTGAGGTATCTAAATGTTTCCAACAACAATTTGGAAGGTCCCATTCCATGGGGAGCTTGGTTCAAGTATGGAGCTGATCCAAGTGCTTTCTCTGGTAATATCAGGCTCTGTGGCCGGCCACTGAAAGCTTGCCCAAAAACAGCAGCCTCTGATTTGTCTtcttcaacatcatcatcatcatcttcttcacagCTCTCGGAACAGGATCAACGAGAAAAACAGCAATCAGAAAGCATTCTTTCAAGTCTTTTAAAGAGGTTGTTGCCTGAAACTTCACTCTCTCCAAAAACTAGGTTTGTGTTAGAAAATCCGACGGCCTTAGCTTCAGCTTCatctgcacctgcacctgcaccTGCAAGGCATAACAACCCAGGTAATCGTACAATGGCCCCGACACCAACAGTAGTAAagcctaagaagaagaagaagcagtcaGCTAAAAAGTGGGCTTTGGGTATGGCCTTAGGCCTAGTAACAGGAGCGATCTCTGCAATCATGTGTTCATTTCTGTATAGAATGCTCTTGTACTATATCCGTGGAAGACCCAAGCATCAGGGTGCTACGATTTACAGTTCTCTTATTAAAAAAGCTGAGGATTTAGCCTTCTTGGAGACAGAAGAAGGTCTCAGATCAGCAGAGCTCATAGGAAAAGGGGGTTCAGGTGAAGTTTACAGGACGCACCTTCAAGATGGCAGGGAAATTGCCATCAAGAAAATTGCTCAACCATCTCCGAATCCCACAGACGTATCAGATGAAGACACTAAGCTTCTGGACAGAAGAAGACGGCAAATTCGTGCAGAATTGGAGACTTTAGGTCATATCAGGCACAGAAACCTCGTTACTCTTCTAGCCTATATTGCAAGGCCCGATTGCCATCTATTGATCTATGAGTATATGAAAAATGGTAGTCTCCATCAAGCCTTATCAAAGGTTGCAGAAGGCACACTAGAGTTAACATGGCCTGTTCGTCACAAGATTGCGATGGGAATTGCTGCAGGTCTCCAGTACTTGCACTTCCACAGCACACCGAAGATCATTCACCGTGATCTAAAGCCTGGAAACATCCTCCTCGACGAGGACTTTGAGGCTCATGTTGCAGATTTTGGCCTTGCCAAGGCACTCCCTGAAGCAGCCACACATGCCACTAGCTCAAATGTAGCAGGAACAGTTGGATACATTGCTCCTGAATATCATCAGACCTTAAAGTTCACAGACAAATGTGATGTATATAGTTTTGGGGTTGTCCTTGCTGTTTTGGTTACAGGCAAAAATCCctatgatgatttcttccaaacaATCCCACAGGCGAGTATTCCAAAGTGGTTAAGGAATGTGGTGGCATCGGAATCAGCATCTGGTGCCATAGATCCACAGATCAGAGGCCAGGGGTACGATGATGAGATCTTCCTTGTCATGAAGGTTGCTTGCTTTTGCACTGATGATGATCCCAACAAGCGGCCTAATAGCAGAGAGGTCCTCACTATGCTTTCACAGATCAGTGCATAA